One genomic window of Dermacentor andersoni chromosome 8, qqDerAnde1_hic_scaffold, whole genome shotgun sequence includes the following:
- the aft gene encoding cap-specific mRNA (nucleoside-2'-O-)-methyltransferase 2 codes for MSVYEEADQLFYRQFTFQASSAWRPPDPTRVCADEDANWSLPVLQQEKRNLNATKSLLNDMEPIAWRRHTTWTNRAGNVMNRVRQSAAPELLTQAWCKFFQLLHDYDLAGTVPLRSFHLCEAPGAFILALQHYLRSAAADADEDDRGGSDNWTWFANTLNPYYEGNDFKSTVTDDRLIFMTLDRWYFGQDQTGDVMSPEFRVERFLETFSPEGGGADAGGFHLVTADGSVDCQDDPAEQESTVAPLHAAEVVAALKLLAEGGHLVLKMFTFFERPSVTLLYLLNCVFRQVHVKKPVCSKPGNSEVYVVCKSFRKEALAGDHVAALTKLVAQRRAFCVSSVEDLPASFVGQVEKCARYFKDLQERTIRENICWFQNDMDQPSCLRLQSVKDTVASLYIERYECKHVDQPPLPLLQGGSAFLLRCRGWNVASFSERNGRSDWWKKHVDELQKMLDTIPLANVSHKPTFRRALSDRIAPQASWIRTGQRYGKVPGLSKFCSSALLDMALMLGLSDSIDAANDLVERVDTSNVSLVDCGKDNARSAADIANAVSQLEFGTQLAVRFRETLSRFSAGVLYLLTSLFKTATVTFSDVPGTWPLWTFSDVDLDCADTLLEYFARITAVEVDAASTVLEVVPLPMLCDTKFTKFLRSINDSILHEFVSVVLASA; via the coding sequence ATGTCCGTCTACGAAGAAGCCGATCAGCTCTTTTACCGGCAGTTCACTTTCCAAGCTTCGTCTGCATGGCGTCCGCCCGACCCGACCCGCGTCTGCGCCGACGAGGACGCCAACTGGTCGCTGCCGGTGCTGCAGCAGGAGAAGCGAAACCTGAACGCCACCAAGAGCCTGCTGAACGACATGGAGCCCATAGCTTGGCGACGGCACACGACGTGGACCAATCGCGCCGGAAACGTGATGAACCGCGTACGCCAGAGCGCCGCGCCCGAGCTGCTCACGCAGGCGTGGTGCAAGTTCTTCCAGCTCCTCCACGACTACGACCTGGCGGGCACCGTCCCGCTGCGCTCCTTCCACCTGTGCGAGGCGCCCGGCGCTTTCATACTCGCCCTGCAGCATTACCTGCGCTCGGCGGCCGCGGACGCTGACGAGGACGACCGCGGCGGAAGCGACAACTGGACGTGGTTCGCCAACACGTTGAACCCGTACTACGAGGGCAACGACTTCAAGTCGACCGTCACCGACGACCGGCTCATCTTCATGACGCTCGACCGGTGGTACTTCGGCCAGGACCAGACGGGGGACGTGATGTCGCCCGAGTTCAGGGTCGAGCGCTTTCTCGAGACCTTCTCCCCcgaaggaggtggtgccgacgccGGCGGCTTCCACCTGGTCACGGCAGACGGCAGTGTCGACTGCCAGGACGACCCCGCTGAGCAGGAGTCGACCGTGGCTCCTTTGCACGCGGCGGAAGTCGTGGCGGCTCTCAAGCTGCTCGCCGAGGGCGGCCACCTCGTCCTGAAGATGTTCACCTTCTTCGAGCGGCCGTCCGTCACGCTGCTGTACCTGCTCAACTGCGTCTTTCGGCAGGTGCACGTCAAGAAGCCCGTGTGTAGCAAGCCCGGCAACTCCGAGGTGTACGTCGTCTGCAAGTCCTTCCGCAAGGAGGCGCTCGCGGGCGATCACGTGGCTGCCCTGACGAAACTGGTCGCGCAGAGGCGGGCCTTCTGCGTGTCCAGCGTCGAAGACCTGCCTGCCAGCTTCGTGGGCCAGGTCGAAAAGTGCGCGCGATACTTTAAGGACCTCCAGGAGCGGACCATCCGCGAGAACATCTGCTGGTTTCAAAACGACATGGACCAACCTAGCTGTCTGAGACTGCAGAGCGTGAAGGACACGGTGGCCTCGCTCTACATTGAACGTTACGAATGCAAACATGTCGACCAGCCGCCCCTGCCTCTGTTGCAGGGCGGAAGCGCATTCCTCTTACGATGCCGCGGCTGGAACGTAGCTAGCTTTAGTGAGCGAAATGGACGCAGCGACTGGTGGAAGAAGCATGTTGATGAACTGCAGAAAATGCTCGACACCATACCCCTCGCGAATGTCTCCCACAAACCAACCTTCCGCAGAGCGCTGTCAGACAGGATTGCTCCACAAGCGTCTTGGATCCGCACCGGCCAGAGGTACGGGAAAGTTCCGGGTCTCTCCAAGTTCTGCTCATCTGCATTGCTCGACATGGCCCTTATGCTCGGGCTCTCCGACTCCATCGACGCTGCCAATGACCTGGTCGAGAGAGTGGATACCTCAAACGTGTCTCTTGTGGATTGTGGCAAGGACAACGCAAGGTCGGCCGCGGACATTGCAAATGCAGTGTCCCAGCTGGAGTTCGGGACCCAGCTGGCGGTCAGGTTCCGAGAGACGCTGAGCCGATTTTCGGCCGGTGTGCTCTATCTCCTCACCAGTCTCTTCAAGACCGCGACGGTGACCTTTTCGGATGTCCCGGGAACATGGCCGCTGTGGACATTCTCGGACGTCGACCTCGATTGTGCAGATACACTGCTCGAGTACTTTGCGAGAATTACGGCCGTGGAAGTTGATGCCGCTTCGACGGTACTGGAGGTCGTTCCCTTGCCCATGCTGTGCGACACAAAGTTCACCAAGTTTCTCAGGTCCATCAACGACAGCATACTGCATGAGTTCGTGTCTGTTGTTCTCGCCTCTGCTTGA